A stretch of the Polaribacter pacificus genome encodes the following:
- a CDS encoding glycosyltransferase family 2 protein, whose protein sequence is MKKNSPLVSIITPCYNSEVFIEEAIKSVQAQTYENWEMLITDDGSEDNSIEIIKKMIELDTRIQLFSIQNSGPAVARNKSIKHASGQYLAFLDSDDIWFPNFIETSLTHIEKSEGFVFASYKRCDEVTLKDVYEDFIVPERVTYFDILKTNSISCLTAFIDVKKLGVEYMPEVLFRQDMGLWLKYLKKINFAIGIKEVLAIYRIREGSHSRNKIKLLKPQWYFYRQVEKISVLMSIYLMLIWGFNGFRKYKS, encoded by the coding sequence ATGAAGAAGAATAGTCCATTAGTTTCAATTATTACTCCCTGTTATAATTCTGAAGTCTTTATTGAAGAAGCTATAAAAAGTGTTCAAGCACAGACTTATGAAAATTGGGAAATGCTTATAACAGATGATGGTTCTGAGGATAATTCAATAGAGATTATCAAGAAAATGATAGAGCTTGACACAAGAATTCAGTTATTTTCAATTCAAAACTCTGGGCCTGCTGTAGCGAGAAATAAATCAATTAAGCATGCAAGTGGACAGTATCTTGCCTTTTTAGACAGCGATGATATTTGGTTTCCAAATTTTATAGAGACTTCCTTGACTCATATAGAGAAATCTGAAGGCTTTGTGTTTGCTTCTTATAAACGTTGCGATGAGGTTACTTTAAAAGATGTCTATGAAGATTTTATTGTGCCAGAAAGGGTTACTTATTTTGATATACTTAAAACTAATTCAATAAGCTGTTTGACTGCTTTTATCGATGTTAAAAAATTAGGAGTAGAATATATGCCAGAAGTACTCTTTAGACAAGATATGGGGTTGTGGTTAAAATATTTAAAGAAAATTAATTTTGCAATTGGAATAAAAGAAGTTCTTGCTATATATAGAATTAGAGAAGGATCTCATTCTAGAAATAAAATCAAATTATTAAAGCCACAATGGTATTTTTACCGACAAGTAGAAAAAATTTCTGTGTTGATGTCTATTTATTTAATGTTAATTTGGGGTTTTAATGGTTTTAGAAAATACAAATCTTAA
- a CDS encoding exopolysaccharide biosynthesis polyprenyl glycosylphosphotransferase has product MKKNASYIDISERKLLLRFLDIVVIFATIFFMYTYFDYTYLDINKPLATQWLFVLVIYFLLFGEIFQLYNISNSNDRFLVLKSIVLTAISTTLFYVFSPYITPSLPLNRLEILYFFFIISIPVLIWRFLYIAFLFSPKYFKNIIVIGSAVNSEALLKLIKRKKMHKVLAYVSNNKINGFENYFNTLDVDLLTLVENQPVSELIVSTKGFSEEEILDLNKHLIPLFKKGINIKSFEKYYEEITDSVPKEYLNNNFYQNINFSQNNDNRFYLFVNTIIDSIVSIVGLVLLLGILPIVFIGNLIGNRGPLFYFQDRVGKKGKTFKIVKLRSMVPNAEKNGAVWASKNDSRITLFGKFLRNTRLDEVPQFYNILKGDMNLIGPRPERPEFVKGLEEKIPFYGIRHVVRPGLTGWAQVNYPYASTVEDQETKLRYDLYYIKERNFFLDFKIIIKTITTVLFFRGQ; this is encoded by the coding sequence GTGAAAAAGAACGCATCTTATATTGACATATCAGAAAGAAAACTCTTGTTGAGGTTTTTAGATATAGTAGTCATTTTCGCTACCATATTTTTTATGTATACGTATTTTGATTATACGTATCTAGATATTAATAAGCCTTTGGCCACTCAATGGCTTTTTGTATTAGTGATTTACTTTTTACTTTTTGGTGAAATTTTTCAGTTGTATAATATTAGCAATTCAAATGATCGGTTTTTAGTATTAAAAAGTATTGTTTTAACAGCAATAAGTACAACTTTATTTTATGTCTTTTCTCCTTATATAACACCTTCATTGCCTTTAAATAGATTAGAAATCTTATATTTCTTTTTTATTATTTCTATTCCAGTATTAATTTGGCGTTTTTTATATATTGCTTTTTTATTTTCACCAAAATATTTTAAAAACATTATTGTAATTGGAAGCGCTGTCAACTCAGAAGCTTTACTTAAGCTTATTAAGCGTAAAAAAATGCATAAAGTATTGGCTTATGTTTCGAATAATAAAATTAATGGTTTCGAAAATTATTTTAATACCTTAGATGTTGATTTGTTGACTTTGGTTGAAAATCAGCCAGTGTCAGAATTGATCGTTTCTACCAAAGGTTTTTCAGAAGAAGAAATTCTGGATTTGAATAAACATTTAATTCCTCTGTTCAAAAAAGGAATTAACATTAAAAGTTTTGAAAAGTATTATGAAGAAATTACTGATAGTGTTCCTAAAGAGTATCTAAATAATAACTTTTATCAGAATATCAATTTTAGTCAAAACAATGATAACCGCTTTTATTTATTTGTTAATACTATTATAGATAGTATCGTTTCTATTGTTGGTCTTGTTCTTTTACTAGGAATACTACCTATTGTTTTTATTGGAAACTTAATCGGTAATCGTGGACCTTTATTTTATTTTCAAGATCGTGTTGGTAAAAAAGGAAAAACTTTCAAGATTGTAAAACTGCGATCTATGGTTCCTAATGCAGAAAAAAATGGTGCAGTTTGGGCGTCTAAAAACGATTCGCGTATAACTCTTTTTGGTAAGTTTTTAAGAAATACCCGATTGGATGAGGTTCCTCAGTTTTATAATATTTTAAAAGGCGATATGAATTTAATTGGACCTAGACCAGAACGTCCAGAATTTGTGAAGGGTTTAGAAGAAAAAATCCCATTTTATGGAATTAGGCATGTTGTGAGACCAGGACTTACCGGTTGGGCACAAGTTAATTATCCGTACGCAAGTACAGTAGAAGATCAGGAAACTAAACTTCGTTATGATTTGTATTATATCAAAGAAAGAAACTTTTTTCTTGATTTTAAAATCATCATTAAAACCATTACAACCGTATTATTTTTTAGAGGTCAGTAA